A section of the Spirosoma pollinicola genome encodes:
- a CDS encoding carboxylate-amine ligase: MPVFTLGIEEEFQTIDPNTGELRSHMSKIVDGGQIVLQERVKAEMHQAVVEVGTNICNNIQDARQEVTYLRKMIIELAENQGLKIAAAGTHPFSDWQEQLITPNERYDRLIDELRDVARSNLIFGLHVHVGIEDRNEGVQIMNAVRYFLPHIYALSTNSPFWRGRNTGFKSYRSKVFDKFPRTGIPDYFSSAAEYDEYINLLVKTGCIDNGKKIWWDIRLHPFFDTIEFRICDVPMRVDETICLAAIMQALVAKIYKLHQQNLNFRPYRRILINENKWRAARYGIEGKLIDFGKQIEVPTHELIHELLSFIDDVVDELGSREECNYVLKILEMGTGADRQLAVFQETNDLKQVVNYIVEETSFGIV; encoded by the coding sequence ATGCCCGTTTTCACCCTCGGTATCGAAGAAGAGTTTCAAACGATTGACCCTAATACGGGCGAGTTGCGTTCACACATGTCGAAGATTGTTGATGGCGGCCAAATAGTTCTTCAGGAACGTGTTAAAGCCGAAATGCACCAGGCAGTCGTTGAAGTAGGAACGAATATCTGCAACAATATTCAGGATGCCCGCCAGGAAGTGACTTACCTCCGAAAGATGATTATAGAACTGGCTGAAAATCAGGGACTTAAAATTGCAGCTGCTGGTACTCATCCATTTTCTGACTGGCAGGAACAACTCATCACACCTAATGAACGCTATGACCGGCTTATCGACGAATTGCGCGATGTGGCACGCTCGAACCTGATTTTTGGCCTGCACGTCCATGTGGGTATCGAAGATCGAAATGAGGGTGTACAGATTATGAATGCCGTCCGGTATTTTCTGCCTCACATTTATGCCCTCTCGACCAACTCACCCTTTTGGCGGGGCCGCAACACGGGTTTTAAGTCATATCGCTCAAAAGTATTCGATAAATTTCCGCGTACGGGCATACCAGATTACTTTTCGTCAGCGGCTGAATATGACGAATACATTAATCTGTTAGTAAAAACCGGCTGTATCGACAATGGCAAAAAAATATGGTGGGACATTCGACTGCACCCATTCTTTGACACCATTGAATTCCGCATCTGTGATGTGCCTATGCGCGTAGACGAAACCATTTGTCTGGCGGCAATCATGCAGGCACTGGTTGCCAAAATCTACAAGCTGCATCAGCAAAATCTTAATTTCCGCCCCTACCGGCGTATCCTGATCAACGAAAACAAGTGGCGGGCTGCTCGCTATGGAATCGAGGGGAAACTGATCGACTTTGGCAAACAGATCGAAGTGCCTACACACGAACTTATTCATGAACTCCTCTCCTTCATCGACGATGTTGTCGATGAACTGGGCAGCCGGGAAGAGTGTAACTATGTGTTGAAAATCCTCGAAATGGGCACTGGTGCAGACCGTCAATTGGCTGTCTTTCAGGAGACAAACGACCTTAAACAGGTAGTAAATTACATTGTCGAAGAAACTTCTTTTGGTATCGTGTAG
- a CDS encoding RNA polymerase sigma factor — MAETPQRNIIETVKQYGNRLSRFIRGQVKSEEDAEDILQDVWYQLTKVVDLDAIESMSGWLFQVAKNRITDTYRKKKEDALSDLMGEGSDDDDYRFRDILLADAETPEDQFFKDIFWEELMKALNELPENQRTVFVQNELEDSTLQEIADQTGENLKTIISRKRYAVQHLRKRLQRLYDELDNL, encoded by the coding sequence ATGGCCGAAACGCCCCAACGAAATATAATTGAGACAGTTAAACAGTACGGTAATCGACTGTCTCGATTTATTCGTGGGCAGGTGAAATCAGAAGAGGATGCCGAAGATATTTTGCAGGATGTCTGGTATCAACTGACCAAAGTCGTCGATCTTGATGCCATTGAGAGCATGAGCGGCTGGCTGTTTCAGGTGGCTAAAAACAGGATTACCGATACCTACCGGAAGAAAAAAGAAGACGCCTTGTCGGATTTGATGGGCGAGGGCAGCGATGATGATGATTATCGTTTTAGAGACATTCTGCTGGCCGATGCTGAAACCCCGGAAGATCAGTTTTTTAAAGATATATTTTGGGAAGAGTTAATGAAGGCACTGAACGAATTGCCCGAAAATCAGCGAACGGTGTTTGTTCAGAATGAATTGGAAGACAGTACATTGCAGGAAATTGCTGATCAAACCGGCGAGAATTTGAAGACTATTATTTCCCGAAAACGCTACGCCGTTCAGCACCTGCGAAAACGACTCCAGCGTTTATACGACGAACTTGATAACCTATAA
- a CDS encoding BatA domain-containing protein: MPFVEPILLWGALAVIIPVIIHFWHQKQGKPLPWAATQWLLEKQQQQSRGFRLDNVLLLIIRCLLLILLAVLLAQPLLNWLTKPPAVQKIHLVQPSSSVADNFKFELTEALKKGERVIWADDRLTKLDDKPYPFQNQARLDPLRLQTAINQVDAQHNVLHLYISPTEALADVPAITVPTHFQLHTLIDSTNQPRAYLSLKDNRKLFINKGGKLTSSSALDPSLKFQSEPVHSGPIRTLVQYKNEQERKTVTAALTALADVYGIEWVIDEKPTSNQAYTWQLTDHLPAKPSPQTLSIVSGNLQHTSLPNVIYTNDVLTPQTSERVETGQLPEWLGEQLLRYYGLKINSQPLGQQAIKSLFIPSTKPTRVQHASLQHALLLLFIVLVVVERWLALTKNA, translated from the coding sequence ATGCCATTTGTTGAGCCAATTTTATTGTGGGGGGCGCTGGCCGTTATCATTCCGGTCATCATTCACTTCTGGCACCAGAAGCAGGGGAAACCGCTGCCCTGGGCGGCTACACAATGGCTTTTGGAAAAGCAACAGCAACAAAGCCGGGGGTTCCGGCTCGACAATGTTTTGCTGCTGATTATTCGATGTTTACTCTTGATTTTGCTAGCCGTCTTACTCGCCCAACCGTTGCTTAACTGGCTGACGAAGCCACCAGCTGTTCAGAAAATTCATCTGGTCCAACCAAGCTCGTCTGTTGCGGATAATTTCAAGTTTGAACTAACCGAAGCTCTAAAGAAAGGGGAAAGAGTTATCTGGGCCGATGATCGTCTGACGAAACTAGACGACAAACCATACCCGTTCCAGAACCAAGCCCGACTCGATCCATTGCGCTTGCAAACAGCTATTAATCAGGTTGATGCACAACACAATGTGCTTCATCTGTACATAAGCCCTACGGAGGCCTTAGCCGATGTTCCCGCCATTACGGTACCAACTCATTTTCAGCTTCATACCCTCATCGATTCAACGAATCAGCCCCGCGCTTATCTATCCTTAAAGGACAACCGAAAATTATTTATCAACAAGGGCGGTAAACTTACCAGTAGCTCTGCCTTGGACCCTTCGCTCAAATTCCAGTCGGAGCCTGTACATTCGGGACCTATCCGAACGCTGGTCCAATATAAAAATGAACAGGAGCGAAAGACGGTTACAGCCGCATTGACCGCCCTAGCCGATGTATACGGTATAGAGTGGGTGATTGACGAAAAACCTACATCGAATCAGGCATACACCTGGCAACTCACCGACCACTTGCCTGCCAAACCATCCCCACAAACCTTATCGATTGTTTCGGGCAATTTGCAACATACGTCACTACCCAACGTCATTTATACGAACGACGTACTGACCCCCCAAACCTCCGAACGTGTCGAAACCGGGCAATTGCCGGAATGGTTGGGCGAACAGTTACTCCGGTATTATGGTCTGAAAATAAACAGCCAGCCCCTTGGCCAACAAGCGATCAAGAGTCTTTTTATACCCTCAACCAAGCCAACAAGGGTACAACATGCGAGCCTGCAACATGCACTACTGCTATTATTTATCGTTTTAGTTGTAGTTGAACGCTGGCTCGCCTTGACAAAAAACGCATGA
- a CDS encoding DUF58 domain-containing protein, with the protein MLTTDLIKLNNLQLAGKLVSDESLLGIQASNRSGIGTEFEQFRHYTPGDDPKRIDWKLFAKSNQYLVRESATESNQQVRFVLDLSGSMNYTEADVSRLQYAKILLASLAYLSNRQSDQISLYSLQNGTIQTLVPAGKQSFLKLVATLEAAKANGTWDSTATSFPEFSRKQSEMLIIASDFLQVNDEWVNLIQKVSGPRREIVIFQLLGDQEIDFTMSGFYRFQDLETGKEIELQADAIRDTVRQRSADYLTQLETSLRIPHVRLIRVRLSEPIALVLKQYLTS; encoded by the coding sequence ATGCTCACAACGGATCTTATAAAGCTCAATAACCTGCAACTGGCTGGAAAATTAGTCAGTGATGAGTCATTATTGGGTATTCAGGCCAGTAACAGATCCGGTATTGGCACCGAGTTCGAGCAATTTCGGCACTACACACCGGGCGACGATCCGAAACGGATAGACTGGAAATTATTTGCCAAGTCGAATCAATATCTGGTCCGCGAATCAGCTACTGAAAGTAATCAGCAGGTTAGGTTTGTGCTCGATCTGTCCGGCTCGATGAACTATACCGAAGCGGATGTCAGTCGATTACAATATGCCAAAATCCTGCTGGCTTCACTCGCCTATCTGAGTAACCGACAAAGCGACCAGATCAGTTTGTACAGCTTGCAGAATGGTACGATACAAACGCTGGTTCCGGCAGGTAAACAGTCTTTCCTGAAACTCGTAGCCACGCTCGAAGCCGCTAAAGCGAATGGTACCTGGGACAGTACAGCTACCTCCTTCCCGGAATTCAGCCGGAAGCAAAGCGAGATGCTCATTATTGCGTCCGACTTCCTTCAGGTAAATGACGAGTGGGTGAACCTGATTCAGAAAGTGTCTGGCCCCCGGCGGGAGATTGTTATTTTCCAGCTATTGGGCGATCAGGAAATCGACTTCACGATGAGTGGCTTTTACCGGTTTCAGGATTTGGAAACGGGGAAAGAAATCGAATTACAGGCCGATGCCATTCGGGATACGGTTCGCCAACGATCTGCCGACTACCTGACCCAATTAGAAACCAGTTTACGAATTCCGCACGTTCGGCTGATCCGCGTTCGCTTAAGCGAGCCAATTGCCCTGGTGCTAAAACAGTATTTGACAAGTTAA
- a CDS encoding AAA family ATPase, with protein sequence MESTDLTHYKSLVAKLPLLRKEIGKVIIGQEEAISEVLISLLAGGHCLLEGVPGLAKTLMVKTMSDALAMRFKRIQFTPDLMPGDIVGTEILEDDHETGHKVFVFNQGPIFANVVLADEINRTPPKTQAAMLEAMQEYKVTYGGKDYLLPKPFLIIATQNPIEQAGTYPLPEAQLDRFLLYIKLSYPSEREELNVLKSTTGTARPELNTILSDEDIIQLQKLTRQVHISEELIDYINKLVRATRPDDSPSAYVKQWSQWGAGPRAGQALVLCSKARAVLNERFSVIPDDIQSLAYPILRHRIALNFRAEAEGITTDKVIKQLLTELRLS encoded by the coding sequence TTGGAATCAACAGACTTAACTCACTACAAATCGCTGGTAGCCAAGCTGCCGCTGCTTCGAAAAGAAATTGGAAAGGTAATTATTGGACAGGAAGAAGCCATTAGCGAAGTACTAATCTCGCTTCTGGCCGGTGGCCATTGCCTGCTCGAAGGTGTTCCCGGTCTCGCCAAAACCTTGATGGTCAAAACGATGTCTGATGCATTGGCGATGCGATTCAAACGTATTCAGTTTACCCCTGACCTGATGCCTGGCGATATTGTTGGGACGGAAATTCTGGAAGATGACCATGAGACTGGCCACAAAGTATTCGTCTTTAACCAGGGGCCAATCTTTGCGAACGTCGTTCTGGCCGATGAGATCAACCGGACTCCACCTAAAACGCAGGCGGCCATGCTCGAAGCCATGCAGGAGTATAAGGTTACCTACGGCGGTAAAGACTATTTATTGCCGAAGCCATTCCTGATCATTGCGACCCAAAACCCAATTGAGCAGGCGGGTACATATCCTCTTCCAGAAGCACAGCTAGACCGCTTTCTGCTCTATATCAAACTCAGCTACCCATCTGAACGCGAGGAGTTAAACGTACTGAAAAGTACAACAGGAACGGCCCGCCCTGAGTTGAATACGATTCTCTCCGATGAGGACATCATCCAGTTGCAAAAGCTGACCCGACAGGTCCACATCAGCGAAGAACTGATCGACTATATCAACAAGCTCGTGCGGGCTACCCGGCCTGACGACTCCCCTTCGGCCTATGTAAAACAGTGGAGTCAGTGGGGTGCCGGTCCACGTGCTGGGCAGGCTCTGGTGTTGTGCTCAAAGGCACGTGCTGTGTTAAACGAGCGTTTTTCGGTCATTCCCGACGATATTCAATCGCTGGCCTACCCTATTTTGCGTCACCGTATTGCCCTGAACTTCCGTGCCGAAGCTGAGGGTATTACGACCGACAAGGTAATCAAGCAGTTGCTTACGGAGCTGCGATTGTCGTAA
- a CDS encoding DUF4159 domain-containing protein has protein sequence MKPFFFTRIQYTSGDWETDQRMPSNLMHSLVEYTTLPVDQKEKVVQLSSPDLFKSPFCYLSGHKLVEFSALERDHFKRYIQNGGFVFVDDCNHDVDGLFAKSFEQEMARTFGPKALQKISNSHPIYTCFFKFPEGPPTTSFELNGWGDDLVHDYLKAITINGRIGVLYSNKDYGCEWDYDFRNKRFLAEDNTKFGVNIVTYALTA, from the coding sequence TTGAAACCTTTTTTTTTCACACGAATCCAATATACTTCCGGCGACTGGGAAACCGATCAGCGAATGCCATCGAACCTGATGCATTCGCTTGTAGAATACACAACCCTACCCGTCGATCAGAAAGAAAAGGTAGTTCAACTCAGTAGTCCAGACCTGTTCAAAAGCCCGTTTTGCTATCTCAGCGGTCACAAACTAGTCGAGTTCTCGGCCCTGGAGCGCGATCACTTCAAACGCTATATTCAGAACGGCGGGTTCGTGTTTGTCGACGACTGTAACCACGACGTGGACGGCCTCTTTGCTAAATCATTTGAGCAGGAAATGGCACGCACATTTGGTCCGAAAGCCCTCCAGAAAATCTCTAATTCACACCCCATCTATACTTGCTTTTTCAAATTTCCCGAAGGCCCGCCAACTACCTCATTTGAGCTAAATGGCTGGGGTGATGACCTGGTACATGATTACCTCAAAGCCATTACGATCAACGGGCGGATTGGTGTTTTATACAGCAACAAAGATTACGGCTGCGAGTGGGATTACGACTTCCGAAACAAGCGTTTCCTGGCCGAAGACAATACAAAGTTTGGTGTGAACATAGTGACGTACGCATTGACCGCTTAA
- a CDS encoding GNAT family N-acetyltransferase yields MITITKAAEQDLPIIRDIAYQTWPTTFGEILSPAQISYMLEMMYSPEALRTQVIEKKHVFLIAQDTDSNEPLGYVSYELTYKGQPLTKIHKIYMLPASQGKGVGRSLINQVATIAVQHKNTRLGLNVNRYNKAVQFYERMGFSVVDHEDIDIGDGYLMEDFVMEKPLIA; encoded by the coding sequence ATGATTACCATTACCAAAGCCGCCGAACAAGACCTCCCCATCATTCGCGACATTGCCTACCAAACCTGGCCTACTACGTTCGGGGAGATTTTATCGCCTGCCCAAATCAGCTACATGCTGGAGATGATGTATAGTCCTGAGGCCCTCAGGACGCAGGTAATTGAGAAAAAACACGTCTTTCTGATCGCCCAAGATACCGACAGCAACGAGCCACTGGGCTACGTTTCCTACGAACTAACGTATAAAGGGCAGCCCCTTACCAAAATTCACAAGATCTACATGCTCCCCGCCAGTCAGGGCAAAGGGGTTGGTCGATCATTGATAAATCAGGTCGCTACCATAGCCGTGCAACATAAGAACACTCGCTTGGGTTTAAATGTCAACCGCTACAATAAGGCTGTCCAGTTTTACGAACGAATGGGTTTCTCGGTCGTTGATCACGAAGACATCGACATTGGCGATGGCTATTTGATGGAGGATTTCGTGATGGAAAAACCGTTGATAGCCTAG
- a CDS encoding Uma2 family endonuclease, with translation MMLESRVADLLEAPDAKLVIERAQAILADEAQRRRAFREWLRDDIKAEFINGEVIMHSPVKRRHLDATQNLTTLLRVYVHLHDLGAVDSEKALIGLTRNDYEPDICYWNNETANSFEDDQMEHPAPDLIVEILSKSTTGRYRGVKFEDYAAHGVQEYWIIDPVRKSVEQYQLDEPTMAFAFIAVLYLNDIITAITVPGFQIPVKAIFDKQVNLETLRVLMTKPV, from the coding sequence ATGATGCTCGAATCTCGTGTTGCCGATCTCTTAGAAGCCCCTGATGCCAAATTGGTCATTGAACGGGCACAGGCTATTTTGGCAGACGAAGCGCAACGACGTCGGGCGTTTCGAGAATGGCTTCGCGATGATATTAAAGCCGAATTCATTAACGGCGAAGTCATTATGCATTCGCCTGTTAAGCGTCGACATTTGGATGCAACGCAAAATCTAACGACTCTACTTCGAGTCTACGTACACCTACATGATTTAGGTGCTGTTGATTCAGAGAAAGCCCTGATTGGTTTAACGCGCAATGATTATGAGCCAGATATCTGTTACTGGAATAATGAGACGGCGAATTCATTCGAGGATGATCAAATGGAGCATCCGGCACCGGATTTAATCGTTGAAATTCTCTCTAAAAGTACTACGGGTCGCTACCGGGGTGTCAAGTTTGAGGACTATGCAGCACACGGTGTTCAGGAATATTGGATCATCGACCCCGTCCGAAAATCAGTTGAGCAATACCAACTGGATGAGCCAACAATGGCATTCGCTTTCATAGCGGTCCTCTATCTAAATGATATCATTACGGCAATTACAGTCCCTGGTTTTCAGATTCCAGTTAAGGCAATTTTTGATAAACAAGTTAACCTGGAGACCTTACGGGTTCTGATGACAAAACCCGTCTGA
- a CDS encoding GIY-YIG nuclease family protein has protein sequence MKFGKTIKIFLIDGDPNGRMSCELSNWTGKAYKIPRVRIKDCSDRSELSKTGIYLLLGRNEIGTEQVYIGEAESVLERLPQHKEKDFWNEAIVFISKDENLNKAHIKYLENRLHSIAKNANRYKIENGNTPTQSAISESDKAEMEEFLENIKLLVNTLGHKVFEEKREAKPETKQPQEVFQINSARGSNALGVPTSEGFVVFKGSKAATNTVPSFPLSTQKLRQDLIEKGLLSIVNDCLEFTDDYIFGSPSTAATIVMRRNANGLIEWKTSVGRTLKGFEADETAFVTSNVIKLEAVVSPI, from the coding sequence ATGAAGTTTGGCAAAACAATTAAAATTTTTCTGATAGATGGCGACCCTAATGGCAGAATGAGTTGTGAGCTTTCCAATTGGACAGGTAAAGCGTACAAGATTCCACGAGTTCGAATAAAAGATTGTTCTGATAGATCTGAGTTGAGTAAAACTGGTATTTATCTCTTACTTGGTCGTAATGAAATAGGTACTGAACAGGTTTATATAGGTGAAGCGGAATCTGTGTTAGAGCGATTGCCGCAACACAAGGAAAAAGATTTTTGGAATGAGGCTATTGTCTTTATAAGTAAGGATGAAAACCTTAACAAAGCCCATATTAAATATTTAGAGAACAGACTTCATAGCATCGCTAAAAATGCGAACCGCTATAAAATAGAAAATGGAAATACACCTACTCAGTCTGCCATATCAGAATCAGATAAGGCTGAAATGGAAGAGTTTCTGGAAAATATTAAGCTTTTAGTTAACACACTTGGCCACAAGGTTTTTGAGGAAAAACGAGAAGCAAAACCAGAAACAAAGCAACCACAAGAAGTTTTTCAGATTAACTCCGCACGAGGTTCTAATGCACTGGGGGTTCCTACATCAGAAGGATTCGTAGTTTTTAAAGGATCAAAAGCAGCTACCAATACGGTTCCTTCATTTCCTTTATCTACACAAAAACTTCGGCAGGATCTTATCGAAAAAGGTTTATTATCTATAGTCAATGATTGTCTTGAGTTTACTGATGATTATATATTTGGTAGCCCTTCAACTGCTGCTACCATCGTTATGAGGCGAAACGCCAATGGTTTAATTGAATGGAAAACGTCAGTTGGAAGAACCTTAAAAGGATTTGAAGCAGATGAAACTGCGTTTGTTACCAGTAATGTAATCAAATTAGAAGCTGTAGTTTCCCCTATCTAA
- a CDS encoding TldD/PmbA family protein, with amino-acid sequence MAIILTEAEAKALLTKVLSYSKADECEVNLSGEERGNLRYARNEVSTSGSLINKNLAVQSAYGKRVGTATIDEFDEASLEKVVRRSEELAKLAPENPEYVGILGPQQYVKSSGFFNSTAKITPDTRATAVDKSLQLSREKNLTAAGFLQDNYGYSAMMNSKGLFAYYPSTGVNFSLTVRTPDGKGSGYVARGYSDYTKLDTAAATRIAIQKAQGSAEARAIEPGKYTVILEPTAAIVLLENIYFNMDARSADEGRSYFSKSGGKSRIGDKIVDERVTIYSDPTNAELPASPWGGDGRPQENTMWIEKGVVKNLAYERYWAQKQGKKAIPFPNNMIMQGGTSSLEDMIKSTQRGILVTKLWYIREVDPQTILLTGLTRDGTFYIENGKIKHPVKNFRFNESPIIMLNNLESLGKPERVVSTETDRNYLVPAMKIREFTFTSLSDAV; translated from the coding sequence ATGGCAATCATCCTTACTGAAGCGGAAGCGAAAGCACTGCTCACCAAAGTACTCAGCTACTCGAAAGCCGACGAGTGCGAAGTGAATCTCTCGGGCGAAGAGCGGGGAAATCTTCGTTACGCTCGTAATGAAGTCTCGACCAGCGGCTCGCTTATCAATAAAAACTTAGCCGTACAATCGGCTTATGGCAAACGCGTTGGTACGGCAACCATTGATGAGTTCGACGAAGCATCGCTCGAAAAAGTAGTACGTCGATCTGAAGAATTAGCGAAACTTGCCCCCGAAAACCCGGAGTATGTGGGCATTCTTGGGCCTCAACAGTATGTAAAATCAAGTGGTTTCTTTAATTCAACGGCCAAAATCACGCCCGACACACGAGCTACGGCCGTGGATAAAAGTTTGCAACTCTCTCGTGAGAAAAACTTAACAGCCGCCGGTTTTTTGCAGGACAATTATGGCTATTCAGCCATGATGAACTCCAAAGGTCTGTTTGCCTATTACCCGAGCACGGGTGTCAATTTCTCCTTAACTGTTCGTACGCCCGATGGTAAAGGCTCTGGCTACGTAGCGCGGGGGTATAGTGATTACACCAAACTGGACACGGCAGCCGCAACACGCATTGCCATCCAGAAAGCTCAGGGTTCTGCCGAAGCTCGCGCCATTGAACCGGGCAAATACACCGTTATTCTGGAACCGACGGCCGCTATCGTATTGCTCGAAAACATCTATTTCAACATGGATGCCCGCTCCGCCGATGAAGGTCGTTCTTATTTCAGCAAGTCAGGTGGCAAATCGCGCATAGGTGACAAGATCGTTGATGAGCGCGTCACGATTTATTCTGACCCCACCAATGCGGAATTACCCGCATCCCCCTGGGGGGGTGATGGCCGTCCGCAGGAGAATACAATGTGGATTGAAAAAGGTGTTGTCAAAAACCTTGCCTATGAGCGATACTGGGCGCAGAAGCAAGGCAAAAAAGCCATTCCTTTCCCAAACAACATGATTATGCAGGGCGGTACGTCGTCGCTGGAAGACATGATCAAGAGCACCCAGCGGGGCATCCTCGTCACGAAACTCTGGTACATCCGGGAAGTCGATCCGCAAACCATCCTGCTTACCGGCCTCACCCGCGATGGTACGTTCTATATTGAAAACGGAAAGATCAAGCATCCGGTAAAGAACTTCCGTTTCAACGAAAGCCCGATTATCATGCTTAATAACCTCGAATCGCTGGGCAAACCCGAACGGGTGGTCAGTACTGAAACGGATCGCAACTACCTGGTTCCGGCCATGAAGATTCGGGAGTTTACGTTCACGAGTTTGTCGGATGCGGTGTAA
- a CDS encoding TldD/PmbA family protein, with amino-acid sequence MNRRDFNQLIGMGTAGILLPNLPAFSRPVSPEALMEPGLDVAVKKRLADAAMNAAKSKGASYTDVRIGRYLNQFVITREDKVQNIVNTESYGVGVRVIADGCWGFAAVVDAKSEADMAKAAEKAVAIAKANAKLMKEPVQLAPQKGYGEVSWKAPIKRNAFEVPIKEKVDLLLSVNASALQNGANYVNSVLFLVNEQKYFASTDGTYADQDIHRIWPTFNVTAIDPKSGKFETRNSLSAPMGMGYDYMQANPSDKVTGITTRYNKGYDMLEDVTAAAKQARAKHSAKSVEAGKYDLVLDPSHLWLTIHESVGHPLELDRVLGYEANFAGTSFATLDKWQSKNFNYGSKQVNLIADKTQVGSLGAVGYDDEGVATKKWDLVKDGTLVNYQAIRDQVHIIGEKESQGCCYADSWSSVQFQRMANVSLASGKTPLSVQDMIKDVKKGIYIIGDGSFSIDQQRYNFQFGGQLFYEIKDGQIAGMLKDVAYQSNTQEFWNSCVAVCDESDYRLGGSFFDGKGQPPQSSAVSHGSSTARFNGVNVINTARKI; translated from the coding sequence TTGAATCGTAGAGATTTCAACCAACTTATAGGCATGGGAACCGCTGGTATCCTACTGCCTAATCTGCCCGCTTTTTCCCGCCCCGTCAGTCCGGAAGCGCTGATGGAGCCTGGCCTCGATGTAGCTGTTAAGAAACGTCTGGCAGATGCGGCCATGAATGCCGCCAAGAGTAAAGGGGCCAGTTACACCGATGTTCGGATTGGCCGCTACCTGAACCAGTTCGTTATTACCCGGGAGGACAAGGTTCAGAATATTGTGAATACCGAGTCCTATGGGGTTGGCGTTCGTGTGATTGCGGATGGTTGCTGGGGATTTGCGGCCGTAGTGGATGCCAAAAGTGAAGCCGATATGGCCAAAGCGGCCGAAAAAGCTGTGGCAATTGCCAAAGCCAATGCCAAATTAATGAAAGAGCCCGTTCAACTGGCTCCCCAAAAAGGCTATGGCGAAGTAAGCTGGAAAGCGCCCATCAAGCGGAATGCGTTTGAGGTACCTATCAAAGAAAAGGTGGATCTGCTCCTTTCCGTTAATGCCTCCGCTCTACAAAACGGTGCCAATTACGTAAACTCGGTGCTGTTCCTGGTCAACGAACAGAAGTACTTTGCCTCTACCGATGGCACTTATGCCGATCAGGATATTCACCGGATCTGGCCAACTTTCAACGTAACAGCCATCGACCCTAAAAGCGGAAAATTTGAAACCCGGAACTCCCTGAGTGCGCCAATGGGCATGGGGTACGACTATATGCAAGCGAACCCTTCCGATAAAGTAACGGGCATTACCACCCGCTACAATAAAGGGTACGACATGCTCGAAGACGTAACGGCAGCCGCCAAACAGGCCCGGGCCAAGCACAGCGCAAAGTCCGTCGAAGCCGGGAAATATGATCTGGTTCTCGATCCGTCACACCTCTGGCTCACCATTCACGAATCGGTTGGTCACCCCCTCGAACTCGACCGCGTACTCGGCTACGAAGCCAATTTTGCTGGAACCAGCTTCGCTACGCTTGATAAGTGGCAGTCGAAAAACTTCAACTACGGCAGCAAACAGGTCAATCTCATTGCCGACAAAACACAGGTTGGCTCACTGGGAGCGGTTGGCTACGACGACGAAGGGGTTGCCACCAAAAAGTGGGATTTAGTGAAAGACGGAACGCTGGTGAACTACCAGGCTATCCGGGATCAGGTACACATCATTGGCGAGAAAGAATCTCAGGGGTGCTGCTATGCTGATAGCTGGAGTTCGGTTCAGTTTCAGCGGATGGCCAACGTATCCTTAGCATCTGGCAAAACACCGTTGTCGGTGCAGGACATGATCAAGGATGTTAAAAAAGGCATCTACATCATCGGCGACGGCTCATTCTCCATCGACCAGCAGCGCTATAACTTCCAGTTTGGCGGGCAGTTATTTTACGAGATCAAAGACGGCCAGATTGCGGGTATGCTCAAAGACGTAGCCTATCAATCGAATACGCAGGAGTTCTGGAATTCGTGCGTAGCTGTTTGCGACGAAAGCGACTACCGGCTGGGCGGCTCCTTTTTCGATGGAAAAGGCCAGCCGCCACAATCAAGTGCCGTATCGCATGGTAGCAGCACAGCCCGCTTTAATGGTGTTAATGTGATCAATACAGCTAGAAAAATTTAA